A section of the Thermococcus sp. JdF3 genome encodes:
- the cutA gene encoding divalent cation tolerance protein CutA, whose amino-acid sequence GKIEEDNEVGALLKTDVSKWKELRETIKELHPYTVPLIARIDVDKVNGEYAKWLEEVLGQ is encoded by the coding sequence AGGAAAAATCGAAGAAGATAATGAAGTCGGCGCGCTCCTCAAGACGGACGTGAGCAAGTGGAAAGAGCTACGGGAGACGATAAAGGAACTCCACCCCTACACCGTGCCGCTAATAGCAAGGATAGACGTCGACAAGGTGAACGGGGAGTACGCGAAATGGCTCGAAGAAGTTCTGGGGCAATAA